The following are from one region of the Rhodothermus sp. genome:
- the pyk gene encoding pyruvate kinase, translating into MTRRTKIICTLGPASSDRETIRKLIEAGMDVARLNFSHGSHEAHRRHIEMVREEARKLGRDVAILQDLQGPKIRIGEVADGGVLIHEGQQLVLTPHSDRADGRTRIFVNYPTLAQDVTLGGRILLDDGLLELRIVDIAGEEVITEVVVGGPLRSRKGVNLPHLRNATPSLTEKDIRDLEFGLHMEVDWIALSFVRSETDVADLIRRVRDSGKEVRVIAKIEKPEAVAKIDQILAQADGIMVARGDLGIEMPLAEVPAVQKRIIRKCLAAAKPVITATQMLESMIENPRPTRAEASDVANAVLDGSDALMLSGETAVGKYPVQVVRVMDEIIRQAERFRREIHEREDPWLHLLRGRDEAELVTEAVGYTACQLAEQVGAVAIACLTATGSTARMIARHRPPVPVYAFTDDPRIVPQLSLLWGTRAFAIPFQRDTDQGVHLVHRILKEQGLVRSGDLVVITAGMPLPAKGRTNMVHVSRIA; encoded by the coding sequence ATGACGCGCCGAACGAAGATCATCTGTACCCTGGGGCCGGCTTCATCGGATCGGGAAACCATTCGAAAACTCATTGAAGCAGGTATGGACGTGGCCCGGTTGAACTTTTCCCACGGCAGCCACGAAGCGCATCGACGGCACATTGAAATGGTACGTGAAGAGGCACGTAAGCTGGGGCGTGATGTGGCGATTTTGCAAGATCTGCAGGGCCCGAAGATCCGGATTGGCGAAGTCGCCGATGGCGGGGTGCTGATTCATGAAGGACAGCAGTTGGTGCTAACCCCCCATTCCGATCGTGCGGACGGGCGGACCCGCATCTTTGTGAACTACCCGACGCTGGCACAAGATGTAACGCTCGGCGGACGCATTTTGCTGGACGATGGATTGCTGGAATTGCGCATTGTAGACATAGCAGGAGAGGAGGTGATTACGGAGGTCGTGGTGGGTGGCCCCTTGCGCTCGCGCAAGGGCGTCAACCTTCCCCACCTGCGCAACGCTACCCCGTCGCTTACCGAAAAAGACATCCGGGATCTGGAATTCGGGCTTCATATGGAAGTGGATTGGATTGCGCTTTCCTTTGTGCGCAGTGAGACGGATGTGGCCGATCTGATACGTCGGGTCCGAGATTCCGGTAAGGAGGTACGTGTCATTGCCAAAATCGAAAAGCCGGAGGCTGTGGCCAAGATTGACCAGATTCTGGCGCAGGCCGATGGCATCATGGTGGCCCGGGGTGATCTGGGTATTGAAATGCCCCTGGCCGAAGTACCGGCCGTGCAGAAGCGTATCATCCGTAAGTGTCTGGCCGCGGCCAAGCCGGTCATTACAGCGACGCAGATGCTGGAAAGCATGATTGAAAATCCGCGACCCACGCGTGCTGAGGCCAGTGATGTGGCCAATGCCGTACTGGATGGTAGCGATGCTCTGATGCTGTCGGGAGAGACGGCGGTGGGCAAGTATCCGGTGCAGGTAGTTCGGGTCATGGACGAAATCATCCGGCAAGCCGAGCGTTTCCGCCGGGAGATCCACGAACGTGAGGATCCCTGGTTACATCTCCTCCGAGGAAGGGACGAAGCCGAGTTGGTGACCGAAGCGGTGGGCTACACGGCCTGTCAGCTGGCCGAACAGGTCGGGGCTGTGGCCATAGCCTGTCTGACCGCTACCGGTAGTACAGCCCGCATGATTGCGCGACATCGGCCTCCGGTGCCTGTCTATGCGTTCACGGATGACCCACGCATTGTGCCACAGCTGAGCCTGCTCTGGGGCACGCGGGCTTTTGCGATTCCTTTTCAGCGCGATACAGATCAGGGGGTGCATCTGGTGCATCGCATCCTGAAAGAACAGGGGCTGGTACGTTCTGGTGATCTGGTAGTCATCACGGCGGGGATGCCGCTACCGGCGAAAGGGCGGACAAATATGGTGCACGTCAGTCGGATTGCGTGA
- a CDS encoding cell wall hydrolase, whose protein sequence is MVCRIAFCCLLLYYPTLLAWAAAPPDSLSRHDFLRAFRRLSPLEQDEVLWLARCIYSETNRPEEQRLIAWVVRNRVETRYRGDTYREVVLEPHQFSAFNRPTPRRDLILSLTPYSTMPGWQQALHIALEVFQAPSSARPFPITVRHFYSPISMPTSDPPRWAQTARPYRGPAVAHIDPQRFQFFDGIDARLDPLPPTRTPTPARPTRLSRFRNRLRPSGRIPRPVRPVPPWRPGRQ, encoded by the coding sequence ATGGTGTGTCGTATTGCTTTTTGTTGCCTGCTTCTGTACTACCCTACCCTATTAGCATGGGCGGCTGCGCCCCCCGACTCGCTCAGTCGCCATGATTTTCTGCGGGCCTTCCGACGCCTTTCACCGCTGGAGCAGGACGAAGTACTCTGGTTGGCCCGCTGCATCTACTCCGAAACCAACCGTCCCGAAGAGCAACGGCTGATCGCCTGGGTGGTCCGCAATCGCGTAGAGACCCGCTATCGAGGGGATACTTATCGTGAAGTGGTACTGGAGCCGCATCAGTTCAGCGCCTTTAACCGCCCTACTCCTCGCCGCGACCTGATCCTCAGCCTGACACCATACTCCACAATGCCCGGCTGGCAACAGGCCCTACACATCGCCCTTGAAGTCTTCCAGGCCCCCTCTTCTGCTCGTCCCTTTCCGATCACGGTACGCCACTTCTACAGCCCCATCTCCATGCCCACCAGCGATCCCCCACGCTGGGCCCAGACTGCTCGCCCGTATCGAGGGCCGGCCGTAGCCCACATCGACCCCCAGCGCTTTCAATTTTTCGACGGCATTGATGCCCGGCTGGACCCACTTCCCCCGACCCGGACACCGACACCTGCCCGTCCAACCCGCCTGTCGCGCTTCCGGAATCGACTACGCCCCTCTGGCCGTATTCCGCGTCCTGTCCGGCCTGTTCCCCCATGGCGCCCAGGTCGACAGTGA
- a CDS encoding CDP-alcohol phosphatidyltransferase family protein, giving the protein MPLPTKLPDQRFRDLSAFGLGLMHRVAQRLAPTRIRPLHITWLFLLDGLLAAWLIRRNQRRTDRLAALLLILKHLLDGLDGALARQQRPSRMGRYFDSIADFAVNVALFAAVAYRRGRRLRDWLLAAAALLIQLLQGSLYNFYYVLYRHHYAGERTSLPDERQAQPYPWDPPRLTYWLQRLYLALYGWQDRLVARLDKWLAGTATPPLPSATFMTALSTLGLGMQLALAALLTFFGRPTWLPYALLGPYLLWSVLLLGWRARESRHLTQSD; this is encoded by the coding sequence CCTCAGCGCGTTTGGGCTGGGCCTGATGCATCGGGTTGCGCAGCGCCTTGCGCCCACCCGGATACGTCCGCTTCATATTACGTGGCTTTTTCTACTCGACGGCTTGCTGGCAGCCTGGCTGATTCGTCGCAATCAACGCCGTACCGACCGGCTGGCTGCCCTGCTCCTGATCCTTAAACATCTGCTGGACGGTCTCGATGGTGCCCTGGCACGCCAGCAACGACCTTCCCGAATGGGGCGGTACTTCGACTCGATCGCAGATTTTGCCGTCAATGTTGCCCTGTTTGCTGCTGTAGCTTACCGGCGTGGCAGGCGTCTCCGCGACTGGCTGCTTGCAGCCGCTGCGCTGTTGATTCAATTGTTACAGGGATCGCTTTACAACTTTTACTACGTGCTGTATCGCCACCACTACGCAGGAGAACGCACCAGCCTCCCCGATGAACGCCAGGCCCAGCCTTATCCCTGGGATCCTCCTCGACTTACTTACTGGCTTCAGCGCCTCTATCTGGCCCTGTATGGATGGCAGGATCGGCTTGTTGCCAGACTGGACAAGTGGCTGGCCGGCACTGCAACCCCTCCATTACCCTCCGCAACATTCATGACAGCCCTCTCCACGCTGGGACTGGGCATGCAGCTGGCGCTTGCTGCGCTGCTGACGTTTTTTGGTCGGCCGACCTGGCTACCCTATGCTTTGCTGGGACCGTATCTGCTCTGGAGCGTCCTTTTGCTGGGATGGCGCGCTCGTGAAAGCCGGCACCTCACGCAATCCGACTGA
- the yidD gene encoding membrane protein insertion efficiency factor YidD: MGKLKTTGRFLWNLPRRLLIGLVRGYQLVLSPHLPASCRYIPTCSNYAIEALQRYGAIKGLLLTLWRLARCHPWGGHGYDPPRWFGEPPLESSKSTDP; this comes from the coding sequence ATGGGGAAGCTGAAAACCACTGGCCGTTTCCTGTGGAACCTGCCCCGACGCCTGCTGATCGGCCTGGTGCGGGGCTATCAGCTGGTGCTGAGTCCCCACCTGCCGGCCAGCTGCCGATATATCCCGACCTGTTCAAACTATGCGATCGAAGCTTTGCAACGATACGGAGCGATAAAGGGCCTGCTGCTGACCCTCTGGCGGCTGGCCCGCTGCCATCCATGGGGCGGTCATGGTTATGATCCACCACGCTGGTTTGGAGAACCTCCTCTGGAATCTTCCAAGTCAACCGATCCATGA
- a CDS encoding MogA/MoaB family molybdenum cofactor biosynthesis protein, protein MSYKLHQESARGITVRCAVITISDTRTEETDRSGTLTRKRLEERGHHVAHYAIVPDEPEMIGALLDKLAGRVDVILTNGGTGISGRDTTYEVVAARLEKTLPGFGELFRMLSFQEIGSGAMLSRAIGGVYRNTLIFAMPGSLDAVKLALDQLILPELRHLVWEIRRHQQAA, encoded by the coding sequence ATGAGCTACAAGCTGCATCAGGAATCGGCGCGTGGGATAACCGTCCGCTGCGCCGTCATTACAATCAGTGACACGCGCACAGAAGAGACCGACCGTAGCGGGACGCTGACCCGCAAACGCCTGGAAGAACGCGGCCACCACGTTGCCCACTATGCCATTGTGCCCGATGAACCCGAAATGATCGGAGCCCTTCTGGACAAACTGGCCGGTCGCGTAGACGTGATCCTGACCAATGGGGGCACGGGCATCAGCGGCCGCGACACGACGTATGAAGTGGTAGCAGCCCGCCTCGAAAAAACGCTGCCCGGCTTCGGCGAGCTGTTCCGCATGCTTTCCTTTCAGGAAATCGGTAGTGGCGCTATGCTCTCCCGGGCAATCGGTGGCGTTTATCGCAACACGCTGATCTTTGCCATGCCAGGCTCGCTTGATGCCGTCAAACTGGCACTCGACCAGCTCATTTTGCCCGAGCTACGTCACCTGGTCTGGGAAATCCGGCGGCACCAGCAAGCCGCTTGA
- a CDS encoding site-2 protease family protein, translating into MKGALRIGRVAGIDLYLHWTFGLLIAGIFAFYVLHGAGVQAALAGVLLVLVVFGCVVLHELGHALMARRFGVPTRDITLYPIGGVARLQRIPEDPVQEFWIAVAGPAVNLLIATVLALILWGIGGRFEPDALVQPRLHFLTSLMWINLLLVGFNMLPAFPMDGGRVLRALLALRMNYVRATQIAASVGQGMAVLFGLAGLVTFNPILLFIALFVYVGAQQEAQQAMLRSLTQGIPVRQAMMTRFQVLYPDDSLGRAVEALLAGAEHDFPVVEDGQVIGVLTRKALLHALAREGRTGKVRDAMQPCQPIEATAMLEEAFLQMQASGCEALPVVHNGQLVGLLTLENVGELMMIAAALRQAEAVRLQVPHTLS; encoded by the coding sequence ATGAAAGGAGCTTTACGTATCGGCCGGGTAGCCGGCATTGATCTTTATTTGCACTGGACCTTCGGCTTACTGATCGCCGGTATTTTTGCTTTCTATGTGTTACACGGAGCAGGAGTGCAGGCGGCGCTGGCGGGTGTACTGTTGGTCCTGGTGGTTTTCGGGTGTGTGGTGTTGCATGAATTGGGACATGCGCTGATGGCTCGGCGGTTCGGGGTACCTACACGTGACATTACGCTTTACCCGATTGGAGGTGTGGCCCGGCTGCAACGTATTCCGGAAGATCCTGTTCAGGAATTCTGGATTGCGGTGGCCGGACCGGCTGTCAACTTGCTGATAGCTACCGTGCTGGCCCTGATACTCTGGGGCATAGGTGGTCGCTTTGAGCCGGATGCCCTGGTGCAGCCACGACTGCATTTTCTGACGTCGCTTATGTGGATTAACCTGTTACTGGTGGGCTTCAACATGCTTCCGGCTTTTCCGATGGATGGGGGGCGTGTGCTGCGGGCGTTGCTGGCGCTGCGCATGAATTACGTGCGGGCCACCCAGATCGCTGCCAGCGTGGGGCAGGGGATGGCCGTACTCTTTGGGCTTGCCGGTCTTGTTACCTTTAACCCCATTTTGCTGTTTATCGCCCTGTTTGTATACGTGGGAGCGCAGCAGGAGGCACAGCAGGCGATGTTACGGTCGCTTACGCAGGGGATCCCGGTACGGCAGGCGATGATGACCCGCTTTCAGGTCCTCTACCCGGATGATAGCCTGGGACGAGCGGTTGAGGCCTTGCTGGCCGGCGCGGAACATGATTTTCCGGTGGTTGAGGATGGACAGGTGATAGGCGTGCTGACGCGTAAAGCATTGCTGCATGCACTGGCGCGTGAAGGACGGACCGGGAAGGTGCGTGATGCGATGCAGCCCTGTCAGCCGATTGAAGCTACGGCCATGCTCGAAGAAGCCTTTTTGCAGATGCAAGCGTCCGGCTGTGAGGCCCTGCCTGTCGTGCATAACGGACAGCTGGTGGGCCTGCTGACGCTGGAAAACGTCGGGGAGCTGATGATGATAGCCGCTGCGCTTCGGCAGGCCGAGGCCGTGCGGCTACAGGTGCCACATACGCTGTCGTAG
- the hisI gene encoding phosphoribosyl-AMP cyclohydrolase has translation MDVQALLEVVKFNEQGLIPAIAQDVETGEILMVAYMNEATLRQTLESGLMTYWSRSRQEVWVKGATSGHTQEVQEVRVDCDGDVLLFKVKQNGGAACHTGHRSCFYRKLENGQLVETDAPVFDPQQVYRK, from the coding sequence ATGGATGTACAGGCACTCCTGGAGGTCGTTAAGTTCAACGAGCAGGGGTTGATTCCTGCGATTGCACAGGATGTCGAAACAGGCGAAATCCTGATGGTGGCCTACATGAATGAGGCAACGCTGCGGCAGACGCTGGAAAGCGGATTGATGACCTACTGGAGCCGTTCGCGCCAGGAGGTCTGGGTGAAAGGGGCCACCAGTGGCCACACGCAAGAAGTGCAAGAAGTGCGTGTCGATTGTGATGGCGATGTGCTGCTGTTCAAGGTGAAGCAAAACGGCGGGGCTGCTTGCCACACCGGTCACCGATCCTGCTTCTATCGGAAGCTGGAAAACGGACAACTTGTGGAGACCGACGCCCCGGTTTTTGACCCACAACAGGTATATCGAAAGTAG
- the cysS gene encoding cysteine--tRNA ligase gives MEGSSKTLRLYNTLTRTIEPVYPQELRRLRLYACGPTVYTYAHIGNFRSFLTADLIVRVAQALGWQTLFVCNITDVGHLTIDDYADAGGEDKLERALRSEEGRHFPNIWDLARYYTQAFLEDWQALKLLEPDVRPRATEHIRQQILAIEQLIQTGHAYETRQGVYFHVPSFPDYGQLSGNRDPEQLARAVRDVVQDPEKRDPRDFALWKKDEKHLMQWYSPWGWGFPGWHIECSVMSMEYLGETFDLHLGGEDLIFPHHECEIAQAESLTGKPLARYWVHTRFLLVEGEKMSKSKGNFFTVRELILPPEAGGQGIDPMALRYALISGKYREPLNFTRKHLRDSLRIVQRYQDATRHVDAALQRGLSGPDRIGDRLSTIYNKTLDALCDDLNTPVALAAALEGVKLILGFGDQLNRASAESARRWLDQIDALLGFVYPPERPCTHLQRTKDPFVEQVERLLAERDAARRARDFARADAIREQLRQMGIEVMDTPEGTRWRRKVLV, from the coding sequence ATGGAGGGGTCGTCTAAAACGCTGCGTCTGTACAATACACTTACCCGTACGATCGAACCTGTCTATCCACAGGAGCTCAGACGCCTCCGGCTTTATGCCTGCGGGCCCACCGTTTACACATATGCCCATATTGGCAACTTCCGAAGCTTCCTGACCGCCGACTTGATCGTCCGGGTAGCGCAGGCCCTGGGCTGGCAGACGCTCTTTGTCTGCAACATCACCGATGTAGGGCATCTGACCATTGACGACTATGCCGATGCAGGCGGTGAAGACAAGCTGGAGCGCGCCTTACGCTCCGAAGAAGGCCGCCACTTTCCCAACATCTGGGACCTGGCCCGCTACTACACCCAGGCCTTCCTGGAAGACTGGCAGGCCCTTAAGCTGCTGGAGCCAGACGTCCGCCCTCGAGCTACCGAACACATCCGCCAGCAGATACTGGCCATCGAGCAACTGATTCAAACAGGCCACGCCTACGAAACACGCCAGGGCGTGTATTTCCACGTCCCCAGCTTTCCAGACTACGGCCAACTTTCGGGCAACCGAGATCCCGAACAACTTGCCCGGGCTGTACGTGACGTGGTGCAGGACCCGGAAAAACGCGACCCACGCGACTTTGCGCTGTGGAAAAAGGATGAAAAGCACCTGATGCAGTGGTACAGCCCCTGGGGCTGGGGTTTCCCCGGCTGGCATATCGAGTGCTCAGTCATGTCGATGGAATACCTGGGCGAAACCTTCGACCTGCACCTGGGCGGCGAAGATCTGATCTTTCCTCATCACGAATGTGAGATTGCCCAGGCCGAAAGCCTCACGGGCAAACCGCTGGCCCGCTACTGGGTACACACGCGCTTTCTGCTTGTTGAAGGCGAGAAGATGTCCAAGTCGAAGGGTAACTTCTTCACCGTACGCGAGCTGATTTTACCCCCTGAGGCCGGAGGTCAGGGCATCGACCCCATGGCCCTGCGCTACGCACTGATCTCTGGCAAATACCGCGAGCCGCTCAACTTCACCCGAAAGCATCTACGCGACAGCCTCCGGATTGTGCAGCGATATCAGGACGCAACTCGGCATGTTGACGCTGCCCTGCAACGCGGCCTATCTGGACCTGATCGGATCGGTGATCGTCTTTCTACGATTTACAATAAAACACTGGATGCGCTCTGCGATGATCTGAATACACCCGTCGCGCTGGCGGCGGCCCTTGAAGGTGTCAAGCTGATTCTGGGCTTTGGGGATCAGCTTAATCGGGCCTCAGCCGAAAGTGCGCGGCGCTGGTTGGATCAGATCGATGCGCTCCTGGGCTTTGTCTATCCACCGGAGCGTCCCTGCACGCACCTGCAGCGGACAAAAGATCCTTTTGTGGAACAGGTCGAGCGCCTGCTGGCCGAACGTGATGCGGCCCGACGGGCCCGCGACTTTGCCCGCGCCGATGCCATCCGTGAACAACTGAGACAGATGGGCATCGAAGTGATGGACACTCCCGAAGGCACTCGCTGGCGTCGTAAGGTGCTCGTGTAA